One Triticum dicoccoides isolate Atlit2015 ecotype Zavitan chromosome 5B, WEW_v2.0, whole genome shotgun sequence genomic window carries:
- the LOC119305875 gene encoding uncharacterized protein LOC119305875, whose product MPDSGGATVLDDLPEWILLEEIFIRLPPRDIVRCRAVRKLWQSATSTDKFMLDHHRRQPFLPILSHVVEPQKTSLVLSFDADAVQRRLCPVIRTLYSGILEATCDGLLIVSHGATAHEFFICNPVTRKCAPLRTPQNLLNYYYQIVGFYRHKPSGQYRVLWVSCPTNNTNHRTFYCVIAVGSDYTRQIGQGCIRQPTSSSPSLELALRERLPGSSGYPPIDHRGSLHWTIVRYDRCDAGYIMVFKTADETFRLMCCPAQLPSQQLLLEIDGTLALCGISSDRVTVDVWVVQDYDAEAWSFKHRIYLSGMDESPFVDLKVPRMAVLSDGELLIQFAPRHVVRCDIDGRFVEYVKSEEDQDKNLWLTRHRLQESLIPLPLSNEMQEGGAASVEPPFFIGL is encoded by the coding sequence ATGCCGGACAGCGGAGGCGCGACCGTGCTCGACGACCTCCCAGAGTGGATCCTTCTGGAAGAGATCTTCATCCGTTTGCCGCCCAGGGACATCGTCCGCTGCCGAGCCGTCCGCAAGTTGTGGCAAAGTGCCACCTCCACGGACAAGTTCATGCTGgaccaccaccgccgccagcccTTCCTCCCGATCCTCAGCCACGTCGTTGAACCGCAGAAAACCAGCCTCGTGTTATCCTTTGACGCCGATGCAGTCCAGCGACGGCTCTGCCCGGTCATCCGGACCTTATACTCCGGTATACTCGAGGCTACGTGTGATGGCCTCCTCATCGTCTCCCACGGAGCCACAGCGCATGAGTTCTTCATCTGCAACCCGGTCACCCGCAAGTGTGCTCCCCTACGGACGCCTCAGAACCTACTGAACTATTACTACCAGATTGTCGGCTTCTATCGGCACAAACCATCCGGGCAGTACCGAGTGCTTTGGGTGTCTTGTCCGACAAACAACACAAATCACAGAACTTTTTACTGTGTCATAGCGGTGGGATCCGATTATACAAGACAAATCGGACAAGGATGCATCCGGCAACCAACATCGTCATCACCTTCCTTGGAACTGGCGTTACGTGAGCGGCTGCCCGGTTCGTCTGGCTATCCGCCAATCGACCACCGTGGCAGCTTGCACTGGACAATTGTAAGATACGACCGCTGTGATGCCGGCTACATAATGGTGTTCAAGACAGCAGATGAAACATTCCGGTTGATGTGCTGTCCAGCCCAGTTGCCCTCACAACAGTTGCTGTTGGAGATAGATGGCACTCTTGCTTTGTGTGGCATCAGCAGTGATAGAGTCACCGTAGATGTTTGGGTGGTACAAGACTATGACGCTGAAGCCTGGTCCTTCAAGCATCGGATTTatttatcagggatggatgaatCACCATTTGTTGACTTGAAGGTTCCTAGAATGGCTGTGCTCAGTGATGGTGAGCTGCTGATCCAGTTTGCTCCTAGGCATGTGGTTCGCTGTGACATTGATGGCAGGTTTGTAGAATATGTGAAAAGCGAAGAGGACCAAGACAAGAACTTGTGGCTTACCCGGCATCGCCTCCAGGAGAGCCTTATTCCCCTTCCATTATCCAACGAGATGCAAGAAGGAGGTGCTGCGAGTGTGGAGCCTCCATTCTTCATAGGGCTATAG
- the LOC119311106 gene encoding PTI1-like tyrosine-protein kinase 3 — protein MRRWFCCSQFHASYREHEHEFPSSSDEKEGNGFDSKSDPTKAPPPIEIPELSLDELKEKTDNFGSKALIGEGSYGRVYYAILDSGKHLAVKKLDTSADPEPDNEFLTQLSIVSRLKHENFVEMLGYCVEGNQRLVAYEFATMGSLHDILHGRKGVPGAQPGPALDWMQRVKIAIDAAKGLAYLHEKVQPSIVHRDIRSSNVLLFEDYRAKVADFNLSNQSPDMAARLHSTRVLGTFGYHAPEYAMTGQLTQKSDVYSFGVVLLELLTGRKPVDHTMPRGQQSLVTWATPRLTEDTVKQCIDPRLKGECPPKGVAKLAAVAALCVQYESEFRPSMSIVVKALSPLLQQKPQAPPAAAPNTTTSDA, from the exons ATGCGTCGGTGGTTTTGTTGCAGTCAGTTTCATGCTTCATATCGTGAACATGAACATGAATTTCCTTCCAGCTCGGATGAGAAAGAAG GAAATGGTTTTGATTCCAAAAGTGATCCAACAAAAGCACCTCCTCCCATTGAAATACCTGAATTGTCACTTGATGAACTGAAAGAAAAGACCGACAACTTTGGGTCAAAAGCTTTGATCGGTGAAGGATCGTACGGGAGAGTGTATTATGCTATTCTAGACAGCGGAAAACATCTTGCTGTTAAAAAGCTTGATACCTCAGCAGACCCTGAGCCTGATAACGAATTTCTGACACAG CTCTCGATTGTGTCGagattaaagcatgaaaattttgtGGAAATGCTTGGCTACTGTGTGGAGGGAAATCAACGTCTGGTGGCCTATGAATTTGCTACGATGGGTTCTCTACATGATATTTTGCATG GAAGAAAAGGTGTCCCTGGTGCACAGCCCGGCCCAGCACTTGACTGGATGCAGCGAGTCAAAATTGCTATAGATGCTGCTAAAGGGCTAGCATATCTTCATGAGAAGGTTCAACCTTCGATAGTCCATCGGGACATACGGTCTAGCAATGTACTTCTATTTGAGGACTACAGAGCGAAAGTTGCAGATTTTAATCTTTCAAACCagtctcctgatatggctgctcgttTGCATTCCACCCGTGTCCTTGGAACCTTCGGCTACCATGCTCCTGA GTATGCCATGACTGGCCAGCTAACTCAGAAAAGTGATGTATATAGCTTTGGAGTTGTTCTTTTAGAGCTTCTAACAGGAAGGAAACCAGTAGATCATACAATGCCTAGAGGCCAGCAGAGTCTGGTCACATGG GCAACACCTCGTTTGACTGAGGATACAGTGAAACAATGTATCGACCCAAGGTTGAAGGGCGAGTGTCCCCCGAAAGGCGTTGCCAAG CTTGCGGCGGTGGCAGCCCTCTGCGTGCAGTATGAATCGGAGTTCAGACCCAGCATGAGCATCGTCGTCAAGGCGCTCTCGCCCCTTCTTCAGCAGAAACCTCAAGCTCCACCAGCCGCCGCTCCTAACACAACGACTTCAGACGCCTGA
- the LOC119311105 gene encoding U11/U12 small nuclear ribonucleoprotein 35 kDa protein-like has product MRVGVGGSSGAVFYADKYHPIQAGSIDGTDVAPHDNAVLRALLCSTAGLYDPFGDPKAAGDPYCTVFVGHLSRLTDDDTVRKAMGRYGKVKSMRLVRDIVTGASRGYAFVEYETDKEMRRAYEDAHHSIIDGSEVIVDYYRQQLMPGWIPRRLGGGLGGKKESGQLRFGGRERPFRAPLRPIPYDELKKLGIPPPPEGRYMTRFEVPPPPRRKGDNVDREESPPPRRRSKDMADSTYRRQRSPTEDEGSPRRGKSSHDHREESQRRIRSSREESTYSRQRSPTEGGRDHRKQKTHREQGDTSSYDRHVSPAEDDGDHHRKRRRSREPGDIRRSHSRRRSPTEDDADRRKRRKSREPGDTSSHSRHRSPAEYDGGGHRKRRKSREPGEVSPGTEDGSVRRGGTSTEAGPSPRRRSHREQRHHGGSSRSRHGDHARSRRSESRDYSQ; this is encoded by the exons ATGAGAGTCGGCGTCGGCGGTAGCTCGGGCGCGGTGTTCTACGCGGACAAGTACCACCCGATTCAGGCGGGCAGCATCGACGGCACGGACGTCGCCCCCCACGACAACGCCGTCCTCCGCGCCCTCCTCTGCTCCACCGCCGGCCTCT ATGATCCGTTCGGGGATCCCAAGGCCGCCGGCGACCCCTACTGCACGGTCTTCGTCGGGCACCTCTCCCGCCTCACCGACGACGACACGGTCCGGAAG GCCATGGGCAGGTACGGGAAAGTGAAGAGCATGCGGCTGGTGCGGGATATTG TTACTGGTGCTTCTCGTGGTTATGCGTTTGTAGAGTATGAAACAGACAAAGAGATGCGCCGTGCCTATGAG GATGCACACCATTCCATTATCGATGGCAGTGAAGTGATCGTAGACTACTATAGGCAGCAACTTATGCCTGGATGGATACCAAGGAGGCTAG GAGGAGGACTTGGAGGGAAGAAAGAGTCTGGCCAGCTTCGATTTGGAGGTCGAGAGAGGCCATTTCGTGCTCCCTT GCGGCCTATTCCTTATGATGAACTCAAAAAGCTCGGGATCCCACCGCCACCTGAGGGGCGGTATATGACACGTTTTGAG GTTCCCCCACCACCAAGACGAAAAGGAGACAATGTTGATAGGGAAGAGTCGCCACCTCCTAGGAGAAGGTCCAAGGACATGGCTGATAGCACCTACAGAAGGCAGAGAAGTCCAACTGAAGATGAAGGCAGCCCGCGCAGGGGCAAAAGCAGCCATGACCACAGGGAAGAATCACAAAGGAGGATAAGGTCATCTAGGGAGGAAAGCACCTACAGCAGGCAGAGAAGCCCAACTGAAGGCGGCCGTGACCATCGCAAGCAAAAAACCCACCGAGAGCAGGGAGATACCAGCAGCTATGATAGGCATGTAAGCCCAGCCGAAGACGATGGCGATCATCATCGCAAGCGAAGACGAAGCCGAGAGCCTGGAGATATCAGGAGGAGCCACAGTAGGCGGAGAAGCCCAACCGAAGACGACGCCGATCGCCGCAAGCGAAGGAAAAGCCGAGAGCCTGGAGATACCAGCAGCCACAGCAGACACAGAAGCCCTGCTGAATACGACGGCGGCGGTCATCGCAAGCGGAGGAAGAGCCGAGAGCCGGGAGAGGTGTCTCCTGGCACGGAGGATGGCAGTGTCAGAAGAGGAGGAACCTCCACCGAAGCCGGCCCCAGCCCTCGCCGTCGATCTCATCGGGAGCAGAGGCATCACGGCGGCAGCAGCCGTTCCCGCCACGGCGACCATGCTCGCTCCAGGAGATCCGAGAGCCGAGATTATAGCCAGTAA